Proteins encoded within one genomic window of Macrobrachium nipponense isolate FS-2020 chromosome 8, ASM1510439v2, whole genome shotgun sequence:
- the LOC135223012 gene encoding uncharacterized protein K02A2.6-like, producing the protein MIDSLKNYPDSILKEARDATTNDEELQELLSVIKEGWPDRKDKVPEVLKPYFDFRDSMSYQDGIILKGTRILIPSKLRDSIKTKLHVAHLGYDSMMRRARDPIFWPGMSKEIKQMVNSCDICQRYKPRNQKESLMDVDDGGRPWNKIGLDLFEIVGRNYLVIVDYYSSFTEVEFLTSTTSNHVIAIIKKMFARYGIPTQLVSDGGPQFSSFQFKVFVKEWGIEHRMSSPGHPQGNGKTEAAVKIVKNMMKKTHADGKDQYLALLELRMWIGGIYGSWE; encoded by the coding sequence ATGATAGATTCACTGAAAAATTACCCCGATTCAATTTTAAAGGAAGCAAGAGACGCCACCACAAACGACGAAGAGCTGCAAGAATTATTGTCTGTAATCAAGGAAGGATGGCCTGATCGCAAAGACAAAGTTCCGGAAGTATTAAAGCCTTACTTCGAttttagagattccatgagttatCAAGACGGCATCATTCTAAAGGGAACTCGTATACTGATTCCTAGTAAACTACGAGATTCAATCAAAACGAAACTTCATGTAGCTCATCTTGGTTACGATAGCATGATGCGACGAGCAAGAGATCCAATATTTTGGCCAGGGATGTcgaaagaaataaagcaaatggTCAATTCATGTGACATTTGCCAGCGGTATAAACCTCGAAACCAGAAGGAATCGTTGATGGATGTTGATGACGGAGGCAGACCCTGGAATAAAATTGGATTAGATTTGTTTGAGATTGTTggaagaaattatttagtcattgttgattattattcctCATTCACTGAAGTAGAGTTTCTAACGTCAACAACTTCAAATCATGTGATAGCCATAATCAAGAAGATGTTTGCTAGATATGGTATTCCTACCCAATTAGTGTCCGATGGAGGACCACAATTCAGCTCGTTTCAgtttaaagtttttgttaaagAGTGGGGTATAGAGCACAGGATGTCATCTCCGGGACATCCTCAAGGAAATGGGAAGACTGAAGCGGcagttaaaatagtaaaaaatatgatgaagaaAACGCATGCAGATGGAAAAGATCAATATTTGGCGTTACTAGAGCTGAGAATGTGGATAGGGGGTAtatatggaagttgggaatag